CCAGACGGAGTAAAAGGCTTGAAGgagaataacaaaaaaaaatgaaactgaaaggAAAGGAATGGAAACTGCGTGCCAGGACACCATTATGCTAAAATATTGCTCGGCGGTGCTTAATCAACACAAAGGCCTCTTCCAGCACTCTTCTCGTCCATTCACAGAGGTCTGCTCCATTTACGGGCGCACGCCCTACATTGCGGGGTGGCTGGTGTGGAGTGAGGGAGCTTTGGCAGCGTGCTGTCGATTTAATTGCCCCACAGACACTTCAATGtcagcataaattaaattttgatttcgcTTCTACGGCAACTGTGgtggctccggctccagctccggctcctCTCTAATGAAATTGCGCACGCCAAATTGCACAGCCGCCGGAATGGGGCATCTTCTATCCGCCTAGTGGCGCCCCCAGggccagcctcagcctcagccacagtcAAAGCCCTGTCCCGCCTGCAATGATGATGAGCTCATGATGTGGCGGCCTGAATTGAGTTGGTGGAGGCCTAAGTTAGTCGTTGCTCAGCCATTGTCGCATCAATTAATTTCAGCACGAGCCACGCGACCGCCTCCTTCCATTCCATCCCCACATCTCACTCATCATCAAGACATGCCCATCCTCCCATCAGTCCACCCATGCCCTCTTGCCACATCCTCAACTTGCCACAACAACAGGGTGCAATTGTATGCGGTGACGTTGCGGAGGCGTGGCTCGTAATGAGCTTAGCATTTGGCGAAAACCTAAGGTGGCCAAGTCACTGTCCATTACGGCTGAGTGGAGTGGCTGGTCCTCCGCTTTGAGGAGGACATCTTGTGGCTGTCCGCGCGCGCCCAGGCAGGATGCCACGACAGGGTTGGAGGGGGTTTTAAAGTTGTGTGATTAGGGAAAGTCGTGGGAGTGAAGGTGGGCCAGAGATCTTTAGTGAACAAAAACTGATTAAAAAGCCACGTGGCCGCTGGCctttgaaaacttttgtgtgtACTTCTCCTGGTAGCTGTGTTCAACACTTTCTAACAGGAAGGGAACATGAGCAAACTACTTACAATCTTTGCTAATCAAGATGCGGCAGGATAAGAGACGTGTACTAAGGGAGAGGCAACAATAAGCAAGAGCTGTACTCTAAATGATATTCTTGCAAAGCTTTTGCAGCGCTTCAACGTAATTTTAAACTACATATTTAGTTAAAGCTCCCCTAGTCAGCAGGTTAAAGAAGCAGCGTTACCTCTTTTAATCACTAATTTGTGCGTCGGTTAGTCGCGTGTTTGTGCTGTTGCTTTTCGTAATTACGCCCTCACATTCAGCCACTCTCTTGTCGTCACATCGCTCTCGCCCCATCGCCTAACATAAATAActgttctttctctctcactcacaaACTTTCGGTGCAGTGGCGCTCTCTCTTCGATTAGCTGTCACTGCAACtgttcttctctcttctctcctctctcagcTCATTCTTTCCGATCCCGCATTGCATTTTCAGGCACACTGGTCTAAAAGCCATTTGTTCtggatttatttgatttactttaatttctacatttttttgcattgttcAATGAAGATTTGTATGCAAGTATACTTTGTACTAGTCTGTTGTCGGCTTTTTGCAGGTTGAAAACAAGAATTtgatcaattaattaattacacgTTAGGGATGCCTGAGACTCaatgtgtttgcgtgtgtgtactGGAAGTGTCTGTGATGATTGCTTATTTAATCTTCTCCCTTCGCCCCGCGTTCTGCTCAAAGCGGGAGACGAACTTATTCTTGTCTGCCTCGTTCATTCGCTTTGCaatctcttgctgctgctctttccaCTTCAGATTCAGAAGTTCCACTCGTGCAGGATCCAGCGACTCCCTCTTGATTTTTGTTATTGATTGCTTTTGGACATTGTCGGAAGTCTTCCTATTCCGAGGTTGCTGCAGTCTCTCCATGCACATCTGTCTCAAATAGTAACGGCGGTTCGGTTTCACTGTCTCCTTCGGCTCATCTTTCTTTTCGTTAATCTGCTTGACTTTGGGCCCCTGGTAGACAGGCTGTGGGACCCAAGAAACAGATTGACGCCACAGTGGCGACTGACCATAATCAGATGAATTCTTTTGTTCGAAAGTTTTCTGTTCGTTGCAGTCTACGTTGCTCTTCTCCTTCATCATCCGCCTGAAGGCTTCGCGCCGGTTCATCTTGTATGCGTTCTCCGATTGCTGCGACTGGTTGTTGTCGGTGGAGCATCCATCTTCGGTCTTGACTGCAACCACGATGGCTGACGCTTCTTTTGCTGGGACGGTCTCCTCCTCTGGCTGAGGATCTTTTTGGGAACTGGATTCATTCCAGCGGAGTGATCCCACGGACAAGTGCCGCTGCGCACCTGTGGGATCAAGAAACCCATCGCCATAATTTCCTGGACTGTTTCCAATACCATGGAAATATTTACCGCGAGTCAAGGAACGCGACACCATACACATGCTGTTGATGTGACGAAACATTCCGCTTGAACTATTGGGAACTTTTTGGagtgtgaaatgaaatgttataTAGAAGATAGTGTGACATTGGATCCCCCTTGTTGTAAGAATCAGAGCCTGCTGGATACTTCAAAACTACTCCAGACATTTATGATTTCTTATCAAATATCTACCCTGTTTCACTGGTCTCAGTAGTAATAGCTACTCGGGGTCTGGTATTCCCAGCGGAGTAACCATAACGAAACACTTGATCCCgattattgattgatttcccACAAGTAAAACCCACATGCacatcaattaatttatttttgtaaaagGAAACCGACTGAAAATAGCCCAAGCAAAgtaaaacaaacagacagaaaagaaaatcaagGTCGAAGACTTGAGTGCTCTTCAATTGAACGTCATtgaaaatcatcaaaaatcGTAATGGAAAGTCGGTTCTTGTATGCCCTTTTAAAACTAAACAATAAGGAAATATTAGTATAActaacatttaaataaattatttacagCTTTGGCATCGTTTCCTTTGGCTGTGTGGATTTTGTATTCCTGCTAAAATTGCTCAGATTTCTGAATCCACTTGATTTAGCGATAAATAAACCATCTGCTTCAATATAAATCTTTTTTGATCCCCAAATATCCGTGCAAATCTTTCGAAAAATGGAAAGTGTACCAAAAGTGGTTTGCTCTACCAAAATTCAAGTCTCAATTCAAAAGTTAAGCTTAAATGCCAATGTTTGTTTATGGTCGGATCCTGTTCTGATGCCGGACAGCCGTTGCCGGGCAACaggcatgccatgccatgccatgccactccatgccatgccccaatATGTGGGATGATGCAGCAACTTCCTGGCAGCCGGTCGTGGCCAAAAGCCACCATGACTATTTCAAAGTATTTCAATAGccccatatatgtacatacatacatactgaTGTATGTGTTTGGACCATATATTTTGAAGTATATTTATCGGGGTGTACgcgtgtgtctctgtgtgttgggGAAATATAAAAATCTAAGCGAGAAATAGACAATTTTTATGACGTTTCCTCTGAGCcaccattttattttttgtgtttccccctgtcgctctctctctctgtcactggatggcaggcaggcagagtgcCACTGCGGAATCCTATTTCATTTCGCCCAGACTCTTGGAATTTGTTGTGGCCGCGATTTGGCAGGCAATGCTGGAGCAGCACACAGTCCACCCTGTTGACCTCGCTCTTCCCGCCTCTCCCTCATTCCGTATGATGTCGCATGCAGCATCTGTCGCTTTGGGGAATGCTAACCTGCCACatatttgttggccaacacacatacacgtacACAGATGTACATGGAATGGCGCTGGCCCTGCTTCTGGTCTAGGGATGCACGTCAGAATGCACGATGGCTTAAATAGATTAGCCCGTGCATTTCCTGCGGTCGGTTCTGTGTCATCTGCCATCCCAAATTCTATTCCCTACATAAAAAAAGACTGTTGCATGGCGCACAATTTAGCTGAAGAGATGCTTAAGTGGAGGGAATTTTATGGAGAGCATCCAGACGAATGTTTACCTGGCATTTCTATTTGACAGCGCAAAAGAGCAGCCTGGAATATTTAGGACACAAAGAAATTACCTTTTCAAGGTATAGACCCACTTTTTGTTCTTCCGCCCATTCCATTCAACCgattacttttatttgttgctacCCCTTTCTGGTTTTCATTACTATTGGGTATCAAAAGAGTTCATTTAGGGACAAAAGGCGATGGCTTTCAAATCAGCCAGCAACTAATGTGCCTGTGCCCAGatcaaaggcaaacaaattcaaGTGCATTGAGTCCgcaacaaatcaaaaagagagaaagagagagaaggagaaccCATCTTTCAGCAATCTCCCTCCGCCATACATCAAAGCAATCAAATGGACCCAAGTGTATCTATCAAGGCGGGCGATAAgtaacacaaaaaagaaagcggaaaaaaaggaaattcaaATCTCACTCAAAATGGGGCAGAGGAGAATGGCAGAATAAGCGAGAGGATATGCATGGCGTAGTGgaggtggggtggggtggggtgtggggcagAGATGAGAGGTAAGTAAGTAAGTAAAGGAAACGGAACGATTTCATTTATAAATTgagcttctctttttttggcagcGTCTAAGTTACGAGAGGTTGCGACTGGCTGGCTACAAATTATCGCTCTGGCACCTAGCCATCCCCGTGCCCTGCATCCCCTACCACATCCTTGGCTAACTGTGAACTCTTCAGTATCCTGGCGTTTCTGGTtgcttctctctgtgtgtgtgtttactgGCCTCAAAGAACTGACCAAGCAATTTGCCGGGCCCTAAAGGCCAACCAACACCTCATCACTCACTAAGGGGCCTAAAGAGCTATCGAGAGAGCCGATGGGGCGaaggcggaggagcacagTCTTGGTGGCTGAGTGGACTCTTGCCTTAATTAAACAGATTTGTTTGTCGGCACTCTGTTCGCTTCGGTGTTTGCCCTGTTAAGCAAAGAGCCCCCCATCAGGAATTATGGCCACACAAAAAGGTCAAATTGGTTCTTACTTTTCAATACTTATTGCTTCTAAGCTTCTAGCAAAAACATAACATAAATTTCAACGGGTTGTCTctagcgctctctctccatgtTCCTGTCCTTCACAGACTAATCTCTCATTTGCCATAAAATCACAGGCGAAACATTGTAGAGGCACAGTGGGACAAGATGCAAGTTATGACGATTAATACGAGCAGAAATCGATGTCGATCTGTGTcaaatataataattgtttgaaGGTTGTAGTTTcacttgaaaatatttaatcgGAACATGGCATTAAGTTTCCACAATTTTTGTTCAGTGTAGTCAAGCTGCAGCTCATCCCCTCGTTCGGGTAATCTTCTTTTACCAATAAAACCCAGTCGCGATCCATTAAATTACAATGTCAACGTCTCACTCTCTGCACTACTGGCTCTTAATGGCCGCCTCAGCTCTCTGCTGCGGAGTTTATTGCTGAAGAGGACCGAGCGTAAGCTTGAGAAGGACGTATGAGAGTACCTGCAGCCAGCCGGCGCTCAGCTCAGCCACGTTTACATATAGTTATGGCCAAAAATAAGCCAAAATCCCCGAGAATAAATCCTTAGCTGAAGTTTGCCAAGCCATAGGTCAAGTGTAAAGTTAAACAAAAACGCTTagcgcacacacaaagccaGACACAATGCGGGTGGATGGGGcagagggaaagggagagaaaCGGAAAGTGAAGAGCGGATTTATGCTGCGAcattgccttttgttggcGTTGGCAACGCTGTgcgcaggcaggctggcaggaaGAACAGAAAACGCACGGAATATTCACATTACACTGGAAGATGAAGAACTGAGACACAAGGGGaaggaacagcagctgcaagatGTAAAGGCAGACGAAGGCGAAGACGAGAAGAGAGAGATGCTCAAGTGCCAGCAATGGCCAAAAACCATGTCAAGTCAGAAATGAGAGaggacaaaaaaagaaactaattTCATAAGATGGTGTCAACTGCAACTTTTCCTACTCATAGGCAGCTCTcttcactccctctctctgttgcgCTACCTCTTGACCAGGCCTTcagctgtctctgtctccctcttgACCAGGCGgccctttcctttctctctcttccagtgtctctccgtctctctcgcTCGAGTGCTCTCTGAACTGCATTAAACGGCCAAAGAGGAGCTGATGATGGTGACTGCTGAGTGCTAAATGCAGTGGCAGATTAGCACAGCacccccaaaaaataatatatgtatataagtgtggcatgccacaccaTGTGCACCCCCTAATGAGCCTCTTGGGGCCCGAGCGAAAACTCATAATCAGCACAAAAATTCACTCGAACGAACGAACCCCTTCCATGGCAACGTTCAATCTGCCAAGgattttatgtttaatatttttgaaaatacTCGTGCCACATAGGGGGCTTATCGATTGAGGcagacatttttgtttttgacaGAAGTCATTAAATTCTAACGAGTTTTCTGAGAAGGCCAAACGCTCGTACTCCCATTTAAGAATATTTGAGATTTATTTTGAGTATTTTAAGGCATTTGACTTTCAAGCAATTTACTTTgactaagagagagagatagactTTAAATGCGTCTGTTTTAATTACAGTTCTCGGTAATGGTCAAATAAGGGAAATTGATTCAATTACGAGCAAAAGAAGTGCAAATAACTGCCGTGTGCTCTCGCAcaatattgaaatttattcCATTGTTGCCAGACAACCCCTATTGACccctcacacatacacatacaaatactCACGCACAGACAAAACAGTTAATTAAATCGAAAAAATGCCTTAATCAAAAGTTCTGGGCCGTTTTGTGTTACCACAAAGTCAGCAAAAAGAATTTGATTCAATAAACGTTGGGGCGCACACGATTGGGGACACAGGATGCAGCCCGCAGGAGGAATGATAAGGAATATTCACTCAGAGGGAAAAGTTCAAGCCATTTGGCACAATTGTTATTTCCATTATTCATGTACCAACTGCTATTCAAATGCCCTGGGGTGTCGTGTCTGCGAGGGTGAGgtgagtatttatttattggtgagtggatggatggcaggAATGGCATGTAAACCACAAATTAATTGGCTTGGTTAGACACCGCAACGGACCAGAAAGTTGCATGAAACTTTGCCGCCTCGATTGATTGATGTGGCCAGGCACTTTCCAGGTAATCAATGGCCAGGGAGGGACCTCGCCTCGAGACCGACCCCTGCACCAAGGATAAAGGACCTTCGTAACTCCGTAACTTGAGAAACAAATTCGAAACGTCGCTGGGTATTTATTTCTCCTTTAAGATTCCtcctttcatttcgttttgccttcgtatgcaaaaataatacaagaaAAGATGAATTGAAATGTGATTTCCCATTGAGTGGGCAGCAACTAACAAACGttgagaaaatatttttctatctGCTTCAGAGATTTATGCCGACTCATAATTCATAGATTTATCCAAGAACTTTTCTAGTTTCCACTTTTATTAATTATCGAATATAACAATTTTACTCtttactctctttctctcttaaGAAGTTTATTGCAGCCAAACTTTATTTGCACCTCCCCTTTCGCTTTGAGTGCTTCGACACTTGTAGAATAAATTATAAGAAAACTCGTAGCGAAAATCATGAGCTGCATAAACTTAAGTTTAAACCGCCACAAAAACAACCTAATGCCAGGTTTTTTCTTTACCAAACATTTTGtatcaaacaaattaaaacttttagCCAAAACTATTTagatacaaatgcaaacagatGGCCAGCCGCCACTCGCAAGAACTGTTCTATGGAAAACGTGGCATGATATTGGTCGAGTGGAGGAGTCAAGGAATGAGAAGTCCAGCAAAAACTTGGAAAACACGTActaaatgtttcttttttgtaggCCATAACTCAAATGGCTGGAAAAGTCTCAAactgtgtgtatttttccatTTGGTACTAGAAGTGAAATATTTCTGTATTAAGTCGTTGGGAGCTTGTGCAAAGAAATCGCTTTATGGATAAAATATGGGGTGggtaaaataatttttaagtaaattgtggtttaaaatatttaaaaaaattgtaaagtgACTAAAAAGAAAACGGTTGAATCAGTAATCCTATAACTACATAGATAAATGCTTTAAGAAATGACTGCAAAATCagataaaaatgcaaaaattcaataataataaatatttttctgtgcTAATTCCATCCTGCTCTCTGCTACCATCTCTCCACTTCTCAATTCCTGGTTGAGCTGTTGTTCAATATGTGACTCAACGCACGCTCCTTCACTATTTATTATTCTGTGGAATTTGAACCATAAACATCCTTCACATATCTCAATTTGTCTTGCTCCTATGATTCCGCTGAAGAAATTACCCAGCCAGCGCTATTATGAACTCCATCACGGGCGATGCTGTGCAGCAGCGGCCTCATTTAGCCAGTGCTTGAAGAACGCAGAAAATGAACGAGTGCTTGTGGGTGTGGAATCCCCTCGAATATAATTCAAGTGCAAGCGAGAAAgaaccacaaacacactcg
The sequence above is a segment of the Drosophila subobscura isolate 14011-0131.10 chromosome U, UCBerk_Dsub_1.0, whole genome shotgun sequence genome. Coding sequences within it:
- the LOC117901669 gene encoding uncharacterized protein LOC117901669, whose amino-acid sequence is MFRHINSMCMVSRSLTRGAQRHLSVGSLRWNESSSQKDPQPEEETVPAKEASAIVVAVKTEDGCSTDNNQSQQSENAYKMNRREAFRRMMKEKSNVDCNEQKTFEQKNSSDYGQSPLWRQSVSWVPQPVYQGPKVKQINEKKDEPKETVKPNRRYYLRQMCMERLQQPRNRKTSDNVQKQSITKIKRESLDPARVELLNLKWKEQQQEIAKRMNEADKNKFVSRFEQNAGRREKIK